The Kitasatospora setae KM-6054 genome contains a region encoding:
- a CDS encoding helix-turn-helix domain-containing protein, whose protein sequence is MRHDEHGDQADGGTIGGRLALWRARRAVGVEELAVRTGISPDRLADLEGGREWVDRRGELAALAGALRLDAGELTGQPYSPAGDEHTTVRAVAFHLRRELAGTSPAPPIGSVDDLDERTARVLAAEAAGDEHALALALPGLIRLGDALVEASSVAARQRAAELRVRGHVAAAGLLRRLGYRDLAWTLLHRARPGGPEPVSVLAEEARLLIDMGMPEFALARTERARGVGGGLDLPLLEALANAAAGRRAVAERLLRQALAQAQDARERSAVSAAYAVVAAEAGAADEVVEHARATDLGTMEAAGRARLLVTAASAHTRLGREEIAVRLLVQAEAEAPLRVRLAPFARELLAVLPSRVDRAAAEEVHWIAERAGMR, encoded by the coding sequence GTGAGGCACGACGAGCACGGCGACCAAGCGGACGGCGGCACGATAGGCGGGCGTCTGGCGCTCTGGCGGGCCCGCCGGGCGGTCGGCGTCGAGGAACTCGCGGTACGGACCGGGATCTCACCGGACCGCCTCGCGGACCTCGAAGGCGGCCGGGAGTGGGTCGACCGCCGCGGCGAGCTCGCCGCTCTGGCGGGAGCCCTGCGGCTGGACGCCGGGGAACTGACCGGGCAGCCCTACTCGCCCGCCGGAGACGAGCACACCACCGTGCGGGCCGTCGCGTTCCACCTGCGGAGAGAACTCGCCGGCACGAGCCCGGCCCCACCGATCGGGTCGGTGGATGACCTGGACGAGCGAACCGCGCGGGTTCTGGCTGCCGAGGCAGCCGGGGACGAACACGCACTGGCCCTCGCCCTGCCGGGCCTGATCCGCCTGGGTGACGCTCTCGTTGAAGCGTCATCCGTTGCCGCCCGGCAGCGGGCGGCCGAGCTGCGCGTGCGCGGGCACGTCGCGGCGGCCGGGCTGCTGCGACGCCTCGGATACCGGGATCTGGCCTGGACGCTGCTGCATCGGGCCCGTCCCGGCGGGCCGGAGCCGGTGTCGGTCCTGGCCGAGGAAGCCCGGCTGCTGATCGACATGGGGATGCCGGAGTTCGCGCTCGCCCGCACCGAGCGGGCCCGAGGCGTCGGTGGCGGCCTGGACCTGCCGCTGCTGGAAGCGCTGGCGAACGCGGCGGCCGGGCGGCGGGCAGTCGCCGAGCGGCTTCTGCGGCAGGCACTCGCGCAGGCCCAGGACGCCCGGGAGCGGTCGGCGGTGTCGGCGGCCTACGCCGTGGTCGCGGCGGAGGCAGGGGCCGCGGACGAGGTGGTGGAACACGCCCGGGCGACAGATCTGGGCACGATGGAGGCGGCCGGGCGGGCCCGGCTGCTGGTGACCGCCGCCTCCGCGCACACACGCCTCGGCCGGGAGGAGATCGCGGTCCGCCTGCTGGTCCAGGCGGAGGCCGAGGCGCCGCTGCGGGTCCGCCTGGCCCCGTTCGCCCGTGAGCTGCTGGCCGTCCTGCCTTCCCGCGTCGACCGGGCGGCAGCGGAAGAGGTTCATTGGATCGCGGAGCGGGCCGGGATGCGGTGA
- a CDS encoding DUF6221 family protein, whose translation MRGRTGWPTYCLEHTPNRSQLGPELEARPHEHRRHDPLAAFLHARLQEDEEGTSGDGTAWRHRPPRSGKVIDDHDVEVVQTWRHVADHLETWHPNRGRTNIDSRRLIIDLSEVAPAGSESWAALREAVRALAMAYQNHPDYDPAWTLREF comes from the coding sequence ATGCGCGGGCGGACCGGCTGGCCGACCTACTGCCTCGAGCACACGCCCAACCGCTCACAACTGGGACCGGAACTCGAAGCCCGTCCCCACGAGCACCGTCGGCACGACCCGCTCGCCGCCTTCCTGCACGCCCGACTCCAGGAGGACGAGGAGGGCACCTCGGGCGACGGCACCGCCTGGCGACATCGCCCGCCCCGCAGCGGCAAGGTCATCGATGACCATGACGTCGAGGTAGTGCAGACCTGGCGCCACGTCGCCGACCACCTTGAGACCTGGCACCCCAACCGGGGCCGGACCAACATCGACTCCCGCCGCCTGATCATCGACCTCTCCGAGGTGGCACCGGCAGGCTCCGAGAGCTGGGCCGCCCTGCGGGAAGCCGTCCGGGCACTGGCCATGGCCTACCAGAACCACCCCGACTACGACCCCGCCTGGACGCTCCGTGAGTTCTGA
- a CDS encoding helix-turn-helix domain-containing protein — MSEEQAQQIGQRLRSARRQRGMSLRTLAGLSGLSVGFLSMVENGQRHLDRTGHINALAEGLRIAPSELTGQPYASADPSATSAHEAIPALRLALMGINLGLPPDQGPPIGPVSGLAERVAEANRLYHACEYGQVAAVLPGLLGDLHAAADAATGPRRQVLLRLLADAYHPACTLLLKNLGYTDLAFIAVTRAAEAIAELDDPIYHALSGFFHTHVLMAAGSPVQALARAEQAADQVARHLVTPAAHALLGELHLIQATCLTQDVRRSGTERTHEVHQHLVEAADLAARTGETKAWHLNFGPTNVGIHQVSLNTDLGWHGQAVTAGGVVRPQILSAPGREAAFRADLGRSLAHLRGRDAEAVASLLAAEHVAPQRIHANALVRDTVSDLLDRQLPTHAARDLRGLAHRMGLQL; from the coding sequence ATGAGCGAAGAGCAGGCCCAGCAGATCGGCCAGCGGCTGCGGTCGGCTCGCCGCCAGCGCGGGATGAGCCTGAGGACGCTGGCGGGACTGTCCGGACTGTCAGTCGGCTTCCTGTCGATGGTGGAGAACGGCCAGCGCCACTTGGACCGTACCGGTCACATCAACGCACTGGCCGAGGGCCTGCGGATCGCGCCGTCGGAGCTGACCGGCCAGCCCTACGCGTCCGCCGATCCGTCGGCGACGAGCGCGCACGAGGCCATTCCGGCGCTTCGCCTGGCGCTGATGGGCATCAACCTGGGCCTGCCACCGGACCAGGGACCGCCGATCGGTCCGGTCAGCGGGCTGGCCGAGCGGGTCGCCGAGGCCAACCGGCTCTACCACGCCTGCGAGTACGGTCAGGTCGCGGCCGTGCTTCCCGGCCTGCTCGGGGACCTGCACGCGGCGGCCGACGCGGCCACCGGCCCCCGGCGGCAGGTGCTGCTGCGGCTGCTGGCGGACGCCTACCACCCGGCCTGCACGCTGCTGCTGAAGAACCTCGGCTACACCGACCTGGCGTTCATCGCTGTCACCCGGGCCGCCGAGGCGATCGCCGAGCTGGACGACCCGATCTACCACGCGCTGTCGGGGTTCTTCCACACCCACGTGCTCATGGCCGCCGGCAGTCCAGTCCAGGCCCTGGCCCGCGCCGAACAGGCCGCGGATCAGGTAGCGCGGCACCTGGTGACCCCGGCCGCACACGCGCTGCTGGGCGAACTGCACCTGATCCAGGCGACCTGCCTGACCCAGGACGTCCGCCGCTCGGGCACCGAGCGGACCCACGAGGTCCACCAGCACCTGGTGGAAGCCGCCGACCTGGCCGCCCGCACCGGCGAGACCAAGGCATGGCACCTGAACTTCGGCCCCACCAACGTCGGCATCCACCAGGTGAGCCTGAACACCGACCTCGGCTGGCACGGCCAGGCCGTCACCGCGGGCGGGGTAGTGCGTCCGCAGATCCTGTCCGCCCCGGGCCGGGAAGCCGCCTTCCGCGCGGACCTGGGGCGCTCGCTCGCGCACCTGCGCGGCCGGGACGCCGAGGCGGTCGCCTCGCTGCTGGCCGCCGAACACGTCGCGCCCCAGCGCATCCACGCCAACGCGCTGGTGCGCGACACCGTCTCCGACCTGTTGGACCGGCAGCTGCCCACGCACGCCGCCCGGGACCTGCGCGGCCTGGCCCACCGCATGGGTCTGCAGCTCTGA
- a CDS encoding enolase C-terminal domain-like protein, with amino-acid sequence MATTPLEAARCNGARPVRETGTVIREVQAWHLPPQAPGLPASLPKEIAAVAVEPAGPQWAEHRERFALCLVADGGLGWHGPVSEVVLQVIRDDHAAGLIGHDVAEHRRLPYRRTTGRHRSGPHARQAASAIELACWDLASAAAGRSVVDLLGGQVRSRVPAYASALGLDPAHLDAAEAAAWVAAAGFWGQKWPLTKQLILAGPRAVAQVLGRLREAAGEGPFMVDGLGHCHLDDALRLLPVLADIGVHWAEELVPASSWGWQRLRSVHIGVPLAAGEHAVDEAEQARLLTGGQVDVWQVDVGWGGGLARALHTVETAADLGIPVFPHGAHLDAALALAALCCRDKIPAVEYHLTVEPLRQQIHHQPLTAEGGWLPARTSPGLAGRLLTVGDDPVWSVGR; translated from the coding sequence ATGGCCACCACCCCCCTCGAGGCGGCCCGCTGCAATGGTGCCCGGCCGGTCCGGGAGACAGGCACCGTGATCCGGGAGGTCCAGGCATGGCACCTGCCCCCGCAGGCGCCGGGCCTGCCCGCCTCTCTGCCGAAGGAGATCGCGGCCGTCGCGGTCGAGCCGGCCGGGCCCCAGTGGGCCGAGCACCGCGAGCGGTTCGCGCTCTGCCTGGTCGCCGACGGCGGGCTCGGCTGGCACGGCCCGGTCAGCGAAGTGGTGCTGCAGGTGATTCGCGACGACCACGCGGCCGGCCTGATCGGTCACGACGTCGCCGAGCACCGCCGCCTGCCCTACCGAAGGACGACCGGCCGCCACCGGAGCGGCCCGCACGCACGGCAGGCCGCGTCCGCGATCGAGCTGGCCTGCTGGGACCTGGCCTCGGCCGCGGCCGGCCGGAGCGTGGTCGACCTGCTCGGCGGGCAGGTCCGCTCCCGCGTCCCGGCCTACGCGTCCGCGCTCGGCCTGGACCCCGCGCATCTGGACGCGGCGGAGGCGGCGGCCTGGGTCGCGGCGGCCGGGTTCTGGGGCCAGAAGTGGCCGCTGACCAAGCAGTTGATCCTCGCCGGGCCCCGCGCGGTCGCCCAGGTTCTGGGCCGGCTGCGGGAGGCCGCAGGGGAGGGGCCGTTCATGGTCGACGGCCTTGGCCACTGCCACCTGGACGACGCGCTTCGCCTGCTGCCGGTCCTCGCGGACATCGGGGTCCACTGGGCGGAGGAACTGGTACCGGCCAGTTCCTGGGGCTGGCAGCGGCTGCGATCGGTCCACATCGGGGTTCCGCTCGCGGCGGGCGAGCACGCAGTCGACGAGGCCGAGCAGGCGAGGCTGCTGACCGGCGGACAGGTGGACGTCTGGCAGGTCGACGTGGGCTGGGGCGGTGGCCTGGCGCGGGCTCTGCACACCGTCGAGACGGCCGCGGACCTGGGCATCCCGGTGTTTCCGCACGGGGCCCACCTGGACGCCGCGCTTGCGCTGGCCGCACTCTGCTGCCGCGACAAGATCCCGGCCGTCGAATACCACCTGACCGTCGAGCCGCTGCGGCAGCAGATCCACCACCAGCCGCTGACGGCTGAGGGCGGTTGGCTCCCGGCCCGCACCAGCCCGGGGCTGGCCGGACGGCTGCTGACCGTCGGCGACGATCCCGTCTGGTCGGTGGGCCGATGA
- a CDS encoding ABC transporter permease subunit — translation MNTTVARLTARGLFGRRRVLILLAVPVLLLAISVVARNSDLDRLDLAHNLLGNLALGTLVPITGLIVGTGVIATEIEDGSIVYLLAKPLPRWKIVTTKLAVAIGSTWLLAAVPTFVAGLVLYGGGDRVALGYGVGALAAGAAYSALFLLLGVVTRHAVIAGLAYALIWESLIGNYVEGARTFSIQQWGLSLTKAVAADGTVIAPVGLPTAIWLLAIVGIGATALASVKLAGLTLGGEE, via the coding sequence ATGAACACCACCGTCGCCCGGCTCACCGCGCGCGGCCTGTTCGGCCGCCGCCGGGTCCTCATCCTGCTGGCCGTCCCGGTCCTGCTGCTGGCGATCTCCGTGGTCGCCCGCAACAGCGACCTGGACCGGCTGGACCTCGCGCACAACCTCCTGGGCAACCTCGCGCTCGGCACCCTGGTGCCGATCACCGGCCTGATCGTCGGCACCGGCGTGATCGCCACCGAGATCGAGGACGGCTCGATCGTCTACCTGCTCGCCAAACCGCTGCCCCGCTGGAAGATCGTCACCACCAAGCTGGCCGTCGCGATCGGCAGCACCTGGCTGCTGGCCGCCGTCCCCACCTTCGTCGCCGGCCTGGTGCTGTACGGCGGCGGCGACCGGGTGGCGCTCGGCTACGGCGTCGGCGCGCTCGCCGCCGGCGCCGCGTACAGCGCGCTGTTCCTGCTGCTGGGCGTGGTCACCCGGCACGCGGTGATCGCCGGCCTGGCGTACGCGCTGATCTGGGAGAGCCTGATCGGCAACTACGTCGAGGGCGCCCGGACCTTCTCGATCCAGCAGTGGGGCCTGTCCCTGACCAAGGCGGTCGCCGCCGACGGCACCGTGATCGCCCCGGTCGGCCTGCCCACCGCGATCTGGCTGCTGGCGATCGTCGGGATCGGCGCCACCGCGCTCGCCTCGGTCAAGCTCGCCGGGCTCACCCTGGGCGGCGAGGAGTAG
- a CDS encoding ABC transporter ATP-binding protein, translating to MSTVIKTDGLTKRFSRVTALDRLTVEVQPGVVGLVGANGAGKSTLIKILLGLSPATEGTGQVLGLDIATQGPEIREHVGYMPEHDCLPPDVSATEFVVHMARMSGLPAAAARERTADTLRHVGLYEERYRPMGGYSTGMKQRVKLAQALVHDPKLVLLDEPTNGLDPVGRDEMLALIRRVHSDFGISVLVTTHLLGELERTCDHLVVIDGGKLLRSSSTASFTGSTRLLAVEVTDHPTDRAFDADAVLTERLTAAGLTVRPDGSRILLVEIAGEETYDTVRDTVDDLGLGLVRLEQRRHRVAEIFSTRADEPAGQPGAPDGTPDAPGTPDHDALQDASAGGEQA from the coding sequence GTGTCCACAGTCATCAAGACGGACGGCCTCACCAAGAGGTTCTCCCGGGTCACCGCGCTCGACCGGCTCACCGTTGAGGTGCAGCCGGGCGTGGTCGGCCTGGTGGGGGCGAACGGCGCGGGCAAGTCCACCCTCATCAAGATCCTCCTCGGGCTGTCCCCGGCCACCGAGGGCACCGGCCAGGTGCTCGGGCTGGACATCGCCACCCAGGGTCCGGAGATCCGCGAGCACGTCGGCTACATGCCGGAGCACGACTGCCTGCCGCCGGACGTGTCCGCCACCGAGTTCGTCGTGCACATGGCCCGGATGTCCGGCCTGCCGGCCGCCGCGGCCCGCGAGCGCACCGCCGACACCCTCCGCCACGTCGGCCTGTACGAGGAGCGCTACCGCCCGATGGGCGGCTACTCGACCGGCATGAAGCAGCGGGTGAAGCTGGCCCAGGCCCTCGTCCACGACCCGAAGCTGGTGCTGCTGGACGAGCCGACCAACGGCCTCGACCCGGTCGGCCGGGACGAGATGCTGGCGCTGATCCGCCGCGTGCACAGCGACTTCGGCATCTCGGTGCTGGTCACCACCCACCTGCTGGGCGAGCTGGAGCGGACCTGCGACCACCTGGTGGTGATCGACGGCGGCAAGCTGCTGCGCTCCTCCTCCACCGCCTCGTTCACCGGCAGCACCCGACTGCTCGCCGTCGAGGTCACCGACCACCCGACGGACCGCGCCTTCGACGCCGACGCCGTCCTCACCGAGCGGCTGACCGCGGCCGGCCTGACGGTCCGTCCGGACGGCAGCCGGATCCTGCTGGTGGAGATCGCCGGCGAGGAGACGTACGACACCGTCCGCGACACCGTGGACGACCTCGGCCTGGGCCTGGTGCGGCTGGAGCAGCGCCGCCACCGGGTCGCCGAGATCTTCAGCACCCGCGCCGACGAACCCGCCGGCCAGCCCGGCGCGCCCGACGGCACCCCCGACGCACCCGGCACCCCCGACCACGACGCCCTCCAGGACGCGTCCGCAGGAGGCGAGCAGGCATGA
- a CDS encoding ATP-binding protein, with protein sequence MSADALSHVFQVLPIAEHVPLARRETRNVLESWALDGELVELSCLIVSELVTNVVRHAALLSPTATIELSADEGELTVSVADAHPCRPKALPAPHSAGGWGLALVKGLVEEIHGSHDVVDDASTGGKAVVVRLPLAAAAVAA encoded by the coding sequence ATGTCCGCCGACGCGTTGAGCCACGTCTTCCAGGTCCTGCCGATCGCCGAGCACGTTCCGCTCGCCCGCAGGGAGACCCGCAACGTCCTCGAGAGCTGGGCTCTGGACGGCGAGCTGGTGGAACTGTCCTGCCTGATCGTCAGCGAGCTGGTCACGAACGTCGTCCGGCATGCGGCTCTTCTCTCGCCGACCGCGACGATCGAACTGAGTGCGGACGAGGGCGAGTTGACCGTGTCCGTTGCGGACGCCCACCCCTGCCGGCCCAAGGCCCTGCCCGCCCCGCACAGCGCGGGCGGCTGGGGGCTCGCCCTGGTCAAGGGCCTGGTCGAGGAGATCCACGGCAGCCACGACGTCGTGGACGACGCCTCCACCGGCGGCAAGGCGGTCGTGGTCCGCCTGCCGCTGGCCGCGGCCGCAGTCGCGGCCTGA
- a CDS encoding ABC transporter permease, with protein sequence MTTPADAHGGVIHDIGYRPYGGPRLGRRYATRSLYVQSLRAAFGLGRSGKSKVLPFLLFGAMTAPALAMLAIALFVGMDKMPLDYAAYLSTLAVLPQIFLAAQAPVLMSRDLRHHVVPLYFSRPATRGDYVAAKFAAMFSALMIVLSAPLLLLFVGALLAKFPVGDNLVHLLYGLAAAVLYALVYSALGLLIAAATPRRGFGVAAIMGVLMITRALASIVYAINGGFDALRQESASWAYLISPSQLVDALVNQLFGLQKGELFVLHAPGAAGTAVFALVLLALTAGGYALVLRRYRNV encoded by the coding sequence ATGACCACTCCCGCCGACGCCCACGGTGGCGTCATCCACGACATCGGCTACCGCCCTTACGGCGGACCGCGGTTGGGCCGCCGGTACGCCACCCGGTCGCTGTACGTGCAGAGCCTGCGGGCCGCGTTCGGCCTGGGCCGTTCCGGCAAGTCCAAGGTGCTGCCGTTCCTGCTGTTCGGCGCGATGACCGCGCCCGCGCTGGCGATGCTGGCGATCGCGCTGTTCGTCGGCATGGACAAGATGCCGCTGGACTACGCGGCCTACCTGTCGACGCTCGCCGTGCTGCCGCAGATCTTCCTGGCCGCGCAGGCGCCGGTGCTGATGTCGCGCGACCTGCGGCACCACGTCGTCCCGCTGTACTTCTCCCGCCCGGCGACCCGCGGCGACTACGTGGCGGCCAAGTTCGCCGCGATGTTCAGCGCGCTGATGATCGTGCTGTCGGCGCCGCTGCTGCTGCTGTTCGTCGGCGCGCTGCTGGCGAAGTTCCCGGTCGGCGACAACCTGGTGCACCTGCTGTACGGCCTGGCCGCCGCGGTGCTGTACGCGCTGGTGTACTCCGCGCTGGGCCTGCTGATCGCCGCCGCGACCCCGCGCCGGGGCTTCGGCGTGGCCGCGATCATGGGCGTGCTGATGATCACCCGGGCGCTGGCCTCGATCGTCTACGCGATCAACGGCGGCTTCGACGCGCTGCGCCAGGAGTCCGCCTCCTGGGCGTACCTGATCTCCCCGTCGCAGCTGGTCGACGCCCTGGTCAACCAGCTCTTCGGCCTGCAGAAGGGCGAGCTGTTCGTCCTGCACGCCCCGGGCGCCGCGGGCACGGCGGTGTTCGCCCTCGTCCTCCTCGCACTCACGGCCGGCGGCTACGCGCTGGTGCTGCGCCGCTACCGGAACGTCTGA
- a CDS encoding CynX/NimT family MFS transporter — protein MSAARAVPPALDREVRTRSAARFAHPALLLAGIVLVALNMRACLAAVSPMVAEIQRTFGLSATASGLITTVPVLFQGVGAPLTPRLTRRFGTERVVLGAVLALGAGVLLRVLPSVAALYAGCVVIGVAIAVLNVSMPGLVKREFPHKAAMMTGVYSTTMLVGATMAAALSVPLERALGGGWRASLGAWSVLALVAAVAWLPQVLRARQERTAPVRVAGPVAPPKPVGSPWRSALAWQISVFMGVSSLLVYTLVAWMPTILADHGMPRGEAGLVFAFSNLVQVVGAFLVPLLAGRMTRQRGLALAMAGLNGAGVLWLLLAPVSGAWFSAAVLGLAQGGSLGLGLAFIVLRTDSVPGAARLGGMSQAVGYLVAAAGPVGAGALHQLTGGWDVTLVVLLALAAVAAVAGWGAGRDRTV, from the coding sequence ATGTCCGCCGCCCGTGCCGTTCCGCCCGCCCTCGACCGTGAGGTCCGTACCCGAAGCGCCGCCCGTTTCGCGCACCCGGCCCTGCTGCTGGCCGGGATCGTGCTGGTCGCCCTGAACATGCGGGCCTGCCTGGCGGCGGTCTCCCCGATGGTCGCCGAGATCCAGCGGACCTTCGGCCTGTCGGCGACCGCGAGCGGCCTGATCACCACCGTGCCGGTGCTGTTCCAGGGCGTGGGCGCGCCGCTCACTCCCCGGCTGACCCGGCGCTTCGGCACCGAGCGGGTGGTGCTGGGCGCGGTGCTGGCGCTGGGCGCGGGCGTGCTGCTGCGGGTGCTGCCGTCGGTGGCGGCGCTGTACGCGGGCTGCGTGGTGATCGGCGTGGCGATCGCGGTGCTGAACGTGTCGATGCCGGGCCTGGTGAAGCGGGAGTTCCCGCACAAGGCCGCGATGATGACCGGCGTCTACTCGACCACCATGCTGGTCGGCGCGACCATGGCGGCCGCCCTGTCGGTGCCGTTGGAGCGGGCGCTGGGCGGCGGCTGGCGGGCCTCGCTGGGCGCCTGGTCGGTGCTGGCGCTGGTCGCCGCGGTGGCCTGGCTGCCGCAGGTGCTGCGGGCCCGGCAGGAGCGGACGGCGCCGGTGCGGGTGGCCGGGCCGGTCGCCCCGCCCAAGCCGGTGGGCAGCCCGTGGCGGTCGGCGCTGGCCTGGCAGATCAGCGTCTTCATGGGTGTCTCCTCGCTGCTGGTGTACACGCTGGTCGCCTGGATGCCGACGATCCTGGCCGACCACGGGATGCCGCGCGGCGAGGCGGGCCTGGTGTTCGCGTTCAGCAACCTGGTGCAGGTGGTCGGCGCGTTCCTGGTGCCGCTGCTGGCGGGCCGGATGACCCGGCAGCGCGGCCTGGCGCTGGCGATGGCCGGGTTGAACGGCGCGGGCGTGCTGTGGCTGCTGCTGGCGCCGGTCTCCGGGGCGTGGTTCTCGGCGGCGGTGCTGGGCCTGGCGCAGGGCGGCTCGCTGGGCCTGGGTCTGGCGTTCATCGTGCTGCGCACCGACAGCGTGCCGGGCGCGGCCCGGCTGGGCGGGATGAGCCAGGCGGTCGGCTACCTGGTCGCGGCGGCCGGCCCGGTCGGCGCGGGCGCGCTGCACCAGCTGACCGGCGGCTGGGACGTGACGCTGGTGGTGCTGCTGGCGCTGGCGGCGGTCGCGGCGGTGGCCGGCTGGGGCGCGGGGCGCGACCGGACGGTCTGA
- a CDS encoding ABC transporter ATP-binding protein — MAVITIDKVSRWFGNVVAVNDVTMTIGPGVTGLLGPNGAGKSTLIHMMSGFLGPSSGTVALDGQAIWRSQQVYRKVGLVPEKESMYDYLTGWEFVLANAELHGLADPGAAAERALALVEMAYAQERQTGTYSKGMKQRVKMASALVHDPEVLLLDEPFNGMDPRQRLHLMELLRRFGADGRTVLFSSHILEEVEQLARHIEVVVAGRHAASGDFREIRRLMTDRPHRYLVRSSDDRRLAAALIADGSTSGIAFDDAEKALSVQAVDFQGFTTLLPKVARAAGIRLYTVSPADESLESVFSYLVSS; from the coding sequence ATGGCCGTCATCACCATCGACAAGGTCTCCCGCTGGTTCGGGAACGTGGTCGCCGTCAACGACGTCACGATGACCATCGGGCCGGGCGTCACCGGCCTGCTCGGCCCCAACGGCGCCGGCAAGTCCACCCTCATCCACATGATGAGCGGCTTCCTGGGGCCGTCCTCCGGCACCGTCGCGCTGGACGGCCAGGCGATCTGGCGCAGCCAGCAGGTCTACCGGAAGGTCGGCCTGGTCCCGGAGAAGGAGTCGATGTACGACTACCTGACCGGCTGGGAGTTCGTCCTCGCCAACGCCGAACTGCACGGCCTGGCCGACCCGGGCGCCGCCGCCGAGCGGGCCCTCGCCCTGGTCGAGATGGCGTACGCCCAGGAACGGCAGACCGGCACCTACTCCAAGGGCATGAAGCAGCGCGTCAAGATGGCGTCCGCGCTGGTCCACGACCCCGAGGTGCTGCTGCTCGACGAGCCGTTCAACGGCATGGACCCGCGCCAGCGCCTGCACCTGATGGAGCTGCTGCGCCGGTTCGGCGCCGACGGGCGGACCGTGCTGTTCTCCTCGCACATCCTGGAGGAGGTCGAGCAACTCGCCCGCCACATCGAGGTGGTGGTGGCCGGCCGGCACGCCGCGTCCGGCGACTTCCGGGAGATCCGCCGCCTGATGACCGACCGCCCGCACCGCTACCTGGTGCGCTCCAGCGACGACCGCCGGCTCGCCGCGGCGCTGATCGCGGACGGCTCCACCTCCGGCATCGCCTTCGACGACGCCGAGAAGGCGCTGAGCGTCCAGGCGGTCGACTTCCAGGGCTTCACCACCCTGCTGCCCAAGGTCGCCAGGGCGGCCGGCATCCGCCTGTACACCGTCTCCCCGGCCGACGAGTCGCTGGAAAGCGTCTTCTCGTACCTGGTCTCGTCCTGA
- a CDS encoding FadR/GntR family transcriptional regulator — protein sequence MEGLQAAGRRSLVDEAIEQLREQLASGVWPVGARIPTEHELAERLRVGRNTVREAIRVLVHAGMLVSRQGEGTFVRSTSDPAAVLRGVQRSGVRDVLEVRAALEAEAARLAAVRHTAADLARMRAALAREAEVMAAHPERAGREATVEHDLEFHTAVVEAAHNPALTEVYRYFGASVRESMRTAFGDRDMPEVVIATHEALVDAIESRDPERAEAACRALLAEPTAAVEQLLAAIAARK from the coding sequence GTGGAGGGATTGCAGGCTGCGGGGCGGCGGTCGCTGGTGGACGAGGCGATCGAGCAGTTGCGGGAGCAGCTGGCGTCCGGGGTGTGGCCGGTGGGGGCGCGGATTCCGACCGAGCACGAGTTGGCCGAGCGGTTGCGGGTGGGGCGCAACACGGTGCGGGAGGCGATCCGGGTGCTGGTGCACGCGGGGATGCTGGTCTCGCGGCAGGGGGAGGGCACGTTCGTCCGGTCGACCAGTGATCCGGCGGCGGTGCTGCGCGGGGTGCAGCGTTCGGGGGTGCGGGACGTGCTGGAGGTGCGGGCCGCGCTGGAGGCCGAGGCGGCCCGGCTGGCCGCCGTCCGGCACACCGCGGCGGACCTGGCCCGGATGCGGGCGGCGCTCGCCCGGGAGGCCGAGGTGATGGCCGCGCACCCCGAGCGGGCCGGGCGGGAGGCCACCGTCGAGCACGACCTGGAGTTCCACACGGCCGTGGTCGAGGCGGCGCACAATCCGGCGCTGACCGAGGTGTACCGGTACTTCGGGGCCTCGGTGCGGGAGTCGATGCGCACCGCGTTCGGCGACCGGGACATGCCGGAGGTGGTGATCGCCACCCACGAGGCGCTGGTCGACGCGATCGAGAGCCGGGACCCGGAGCGTGCCGAGGCGGCCTGCCGGGCGCTGCTGGCGGAGCCGACGGCGGCGGTGGAGCAGTTGCTCGCCGCGATCGCCGCGCGGAAGTGA